Genomic window (Rosa chinensis cultivar Old Blush chromosome 6, RchiOBHm-V2, whole genome shotgun sequence):
GCAGAAAATAAGGTAAGATTTTGAGGCGCGATTTGTAAGCATCATTAACCAAATGGACAACTGGTATACAATCGTGCCGGCAAGACTacgagaagagaagagaagttaCCTTTGAAAATCTCCCGGTATTCAACGGCCGAGAGATTTATACAAGATAAGGACTAGTGTAACGTACTGCTGACTTCGGACTCGGGGGGAGTAGCGTACTAAAACCCGGGGGAGGGGAGAAGACTACTGAAAGTGAAAACCCTACAAAAGCCTTGGCATTGTTTTATACTCTCTTAACTAAATGGCTTCTTCTCTTAAATCGGCGACTGGTGTTCTTCAGGTGAAGAGCCCTCAAAGCCCATTGCTTTGCCGTTCTCCGGCTCAAAAGTCCACCCTTTCATTCAAGAAATTTACTCCAATGGCTTCTCTGACCACCACCAACACCACCGTCGGCctctccaaaactttcatcaaaCTGAAGGAGCAGGGCAAGGTATGAAATTCTAATTGGTGAATTTGGTGTGCCAGGACTATTTGCATGTGCTTTCAATTGAAGCCCCGCTGACAAATTTGCAGACCCACCAAATGCAGGGCTTGCATTTGGCCTCAATCACCAGGCAAATATGCCAATATTGTTTTGACATTTTGCTGCTGGGGGCTTCATTGCCACATTGGGTTTGGGGAAGAGGGTGCTGATTGATTCGAATCCACACTTTGTATGACTGTGACTTTAATTGAAGTAAATAATAGTTGAATGAAGGGTTCATAATTGTAGCAGTTCATTAGATTAATTGGTCAGAAGATATGATTTGAATGGTGTTGAGCAAAGTTTTTATTTGTTGTGCCCTCTTTAGATCAGTTAAGTATCCTAGTATTTAGGTTTCTCAGATGAATTTTATTTGAGGATCAGGATTTGTGGTTGGTTTTAGATGGGAAGTGTTTGTTTATGAGGGTATGTTGTTTTGATCAAGATGTGTTTTTCCGCAGGTTGCATTAATCCCTTACATTACTGCCGGTGATCCTGATCTATCGGTCACCGCAGAAGCATTGAAGGTCCTGGATTCTTGTGGATCGGACATAATCGAGTTAGGTGTGCCATACTCTGATCCATTAGCAGATGGGCCAGTTATACAGGTTGATAGTCTTGTATCTTGTCATTCTGTATATTCTCTTTGACAATCTTTTAACTTTGTGTGGCATTTTGTAGGCTGCAGCCACTCGTGCCTTGGCAAGAGGGACCAATTTGAATTCAATCCTGGCAATGTTGAAGGAGGTACCTTTACATGCAATCTTTTATTTTCCGACCAATTTCTTGAAATATTATTTCCAGAATTTGCATATAAGAAACTTATGCTACTGTAGTAATATCATATTTGCTTACAAGTGAAAGCATGCTGAACATAACTATTACTGTGACTAAAAATGAAATATGCTGTGGTTGCTGCAACCTATGAAATATGCTGGATCCAAGCatctaattttttctcatactTCATATCTCTGTGATGCACACATAAGAATTGTTATCATGTCATTAGCATGAGCTCCACTCAGATTTTCTTACATATTTCTTCATTAAGTTATGCATGATATACTTTATACACATTGTGAAGCGGCTAGCAGAGAAAGTATGACAATTGGAATAATCTTATTATGTAAATATTGGTGAATGGTCAGGTGATTCCCAAACTGTCCTGCCCAATTGCTCTCTTCACATACTACAATCCCATTTTGAAGCGTGGTGTTGGAGAGTTCATGTCCATCATTAAAGACGTCGGGGTACATGGTATGTATTAGTAATTGTTACTGAATCTTATGAAATCTTCAAAATGATAGTATTTATTTAACTACTTGTCAATGTGATATGTACACACATTGTAATTGAGTCCATTTATTATATGTTGGGGAGGACGTTATACCTACTGATATGCATCTTCCCTGATTATATTAATACCCCTTAATGTAAATAGATAAATTGTTATAGTTAGTGTATACCATCCAGTTTTTATTACTATGGCCTTGGGAAAGTTCATCATGTTTTTCAggccaaaaaaatatatattttatcaCCTTACAAAAAGATAGCAAGTTGCAAGGTATTGGTGGTTTCTAGTTGCTCATTTGCCTTTCATTGAGATGTGGACtgtataatataattttttttagcacaaacctttttatatatttttgggtGCAGACCTTATTGGAAAAAAGGTCGGGGTGCTGAAATTTTGGTCTTGTATTTAGTTCTCtttcatttatatatatgtaaatcaTAAGAGATGTGACTATGTTTGTGATTCCATATCTGTTTGTAGGACTTGTGGTTCCAGATGTTCCATTGGAAGAGACGGACACTCTGAGAAAGGAAGCCTTGAAAAATAATATTGAATTGGTTCGTTTCTCAATAACTTTTCTTTTGCATTCTTTTCAGACTGTGAACAGTACTTTAAAAGGCTTTGTACTCACTTTTGGATATGATTGTAATACTTTGGATCTGCTTGTATGGTTTACAGGTATTACTAACTACACCCACCACTCCAATGGAGCGAATGAAGGCCATCGCTGAAGCTTCCGAAGGGTTTTTGTACCTGGTGAGACTCCTTTTCTTCTGTCCtcaaattgattttgaaatcTTGGTCTTTTGTCATACATCATGATAATAGCACATGTATTCTTGGTAAATATGCTCTTAGTAGACTTAAGAAACTGTTGTGTTATGAAAAAGTTTCATCATTTGGCTTGATTAGAAAAGTGAAGCTATTGTGTAGTACTGTAGTAGCTATTCTTGGTATCATGGAAGTGAGGTCTGAATGTGGGTTTTGcaaagttttctttttcttgtgtaAGCTAAACACCTCTTGGTAGAAAATTCACAAGTTGTGTTTGCTACATGAACATATATCTTTTGTTTATGAAGATTCTCTCTTCTGTATCCGACCATCCGGAGATCAATATCACATGGCTAAATGCATGTCATCATTCATCTTTTTGAATTACAGGTGAGCTCAATTGGAGTTACAGGGGCCCGGGCATCTGTGAATGAACGAGTTCCTGCCCTTTTAAAGGAAATTAAAGAGGTTTGTCTTCTTAGTCACTTCTAACTGTGTAGGATTTCATAGAAATCTTTGTTGGTGGAGAATTTGAGTCTTCTGTCAGTTCTGTGCATCATGACCTAATGAGAACCATGTTGTTTGATGGAATGGCATTTGATTATttgcataaagaaaaaaagacatgATACGCTTTTTAGCTGAGCAAGACCTTGATATTATTTGGTGCTTAGTGGAATTGTGCTagaatacatatatatgtatacatatacATCTTAAGGTCCTGTACAAAAAGAACAGTTCTATGTTTAAGAGAAATAGTTAAACTGATTACCTGACTGGAATATTTGAGCAGCCGGCTCAAATAACATTAGACAGTTGATATGATTCTTTTATGTGCCAGGCTACATCAAAGCCCGTAGCTGTTGGTTTTGGCATCTCAAAGCCTGAACAAGCTAAACAGGTTAGTATCTAATATACATTAGAACGCCTCGATCTACATTGTAGTTTGCATACTTTAATCTCATACCAGTATGCATGCCTTTACTGCGATCAAGGTACTGAATCATGAATGTTTTACAGGTAGCGGGGTGGGGAGCTGATGGTGTCATTGTTGGTAGCGCAATGGTGAAGCTGTTGGGTGATGCCAAAACTCCCGAGGAAGGGTTGA
Coding sequences:
- the LOC112168826 gene encoding tryptophan synthase alpha chain gives rise to the protein MASSLKSATGVLQVKSPQSPLLCRSPAQKSTLSFKKFTPMASLTTTNTTVGLSKTFIKLKEQGKVALIPYITAGDPDLSVTAEALKVLDSCGSDIIELGVPYSDPLADGPVIQAAATRALARGTNLNSILAMLKEVIPKLSCPIALFTYYNPILKRGVGEFMSIIKDVGVHGLVVPDVPLEETDTLRKEALKNNIELVLLTTPTTPMERMKAIAEASEGFLYLVSSIGVTGARASVNERVPALLKEIKEATSKPVAVGFGISKPEQAKQVAGWGADGVIVGSAMVKLLGDAKTPEEGLKELAIFTKSLKSALL